From the Candidatus Binatia bacterium genome, one window contains:
- the ltrA gene encoding group II intron reverse transcriptase/maturase codes for MGATNEGQPQFAASRMGVGPLHIIDEVTEGNEVMEKRERQEGITPGQAKGQTQRWQPLQPNLERVNEAARRSGQTRFTALLHHVDVAALERAFRRQRRAASPGIDRVKVEDYERNLEVNLQRLHARIHSGQYWPKPVRRTYIPKADGSLRPLGIPTLEDKIVQGAVAEVLNAVYEADFLGFSHGFRPERSPHSALAALDKALMTQRVNFVLDVDIRTFFDSVDHGWLMRMLAHRIADPRVLRLIKRWLEAGVLESGQWRPVESGTPQGSGVSPILANVFLHYVVDLWVHQWRRRRAAGTVIVCRYADDMVFGCQFEADGKQLLVDLKDRLLQFGLSLHEGKTRLIEFGRFAAHERTAAGQRRPETFDFLGFTHYCAKTRKNKFMVKRKTQAKRLARKLKAIREEMKHRMHAPLREQHRWLRQVLNGHYQYFGVIFNYRSLRVFKACVVKDWRKVLGKRSQKGCMNWANYRQLLIAFPLPEPVIHQAWRQ; via the coding sequence ATGGGGGCGACGAACGAGGGACAACCACAGTTCGCCGCATCGCGGATGGGAGTCGGACCGCTCCATATTATCGATGAAGTCACCGAAGGAAACGAGGTGATGGAGAAAAGGGAGCGGCAGGAAGGGATCACGCCGGGGCAGGCGAAGGGCCAGACACAGCGCTGGCAACCCTTGCAGCCAAACCTCGAGCGTGTGAATGAGGCGGCCAGACGTTCTGGCCAGACACGGTTCACGGCACTGCTGCATCACGTCGACGTTGCCGCGCTCGAAAGGGCGTTTCGGCGGCAGAGACGCGCGGCCAGTCCAGGGATCGATCGGGTGAAGGTGGAGGACTACGAGCGGAATCTGGAGGTCAATCTCCAGCGTCTGCACGCCAGGATCCACAGCGGGCAGTACTGGCCCAAGCCAGTGCGCCGCACCTACATCCCGAAAGCTGACGGCAGTCTCCGCCCGCTCGGCATTCCGACACTGGAAGACAAGATCGTCCAGGGCGCGGTGGCCGAAGTGCTGAATGCCGTCTACGAGGCCGACTTTCTGGGGTTCAGCCACGGCTTCCGGCCGGAGCGAAGCCCGCATTCGGCCTTGGCTGCCCTAGACAAGGCCCTGATGACGCAGCGTGTGAACTTTGTGCTCGATGTCGACATCCGCACCTTCTTCGATTCCGTTGACCACGGATGGTTGATGCGAATGCTGGCGCACAGGATCGCCGACCCCCGGGTGCTCCGCTTGATTAAGCGGTGGCTCGAGGCCGGCGTCCTTGAGAGCGGCCAATGGAGACCGGTGGAGTCGGGCACTCCGCAGGGGTCGGGGGTCAGCCCCATCCTTGCGAATGTTTTTCTTCACTACGTCGTCGACCTCTGGGTTCACCAATGGAGAAGACGGCGGGCAGCCGGGACGGTGATCGTCTGTAGGTACGCAGATGATATGGTGTTCGGCTGTCAGTTCGAGGCAGATGGGAAGCAGCTCCTCGTGGATCTCAAAGACAGGCTGCTGCAGTTCGGCCTGTCGCTCCATGAGGGCAAGACCCGGTTGATCGAGTTCGGGCGGTTCGCCGCCCACGAGCGAACCGCCGCTGGGCAGCGACGCCCGGAGACCTTCGACTTCCTGGGCTTCACGCACTACTGCGCCAAAACCAGGAAGAACAAGTTCATGGTCAAGAGGAAGACGCAAGCCAAGCGCCTTGCTCGAAAGCTGAAGGCAATCCGAGAAGAGATGAAGCACCGCATGCATGCTCCGCTACGGGAACAGCATCGGTGGCTACGTCAAGTGCTGAACGGTCATTATCAGTACTTCGGAGTGATCTTCAATTATCGATCACTGCGCGTGTTCAAGGCATGCGTCGTCAAGGACTGGCGTAAGGTGCTCGGCAAACGTAGCCAAAAGGGCTGCATGAACTGGGCGAATTACCGCCAGCTCCTGATCGCCTTCCCTCTTCCGGAACCGGTGATCCACCAGGCATGGCGGCAATGA